The following are encoded together in the Gasterosteus aculeatus chromosome 7, fGasAcu3.hap1.1, whole genome shotgun sequence genome:
- the c2cd2 gene encoding C2 domain-containing protein 2 isoform X2 — protein sequence MSDSESSSSYFGLEDPRWLCMVTLFFASLVTLILYFVQYFQQSGAGNKRPAAAGDDAAKEEAAALLGWALSLRSWRSQWRGAWCRALNERSERSGSPVLLTFEENDLEASDLRVSQVSSFQKSAKSKAARCSVVGEQLRFSLSASSTATAAADPCKYTVCIAPLELQLNLQMQDAADVINVSWGVSHLETGELQVTPTFNQDHVNTSTVAAITEHLRQLLCVTRPSVLLSCRPAQASEVKEACNNVLSPPKPPRAHDWKLLVKNIRVTLNQEDGAAGSMSPLCVMQLDDPPQRLNTSVLKNTTSPAWDQPFIFELNGRSKELNIQLMNDGEPQENALLGRVSVPFDLVKKQPKGQQTFALMTKDVVTGSLTTDFTYLEPSEVRSWHSPTPASNKRVEMDRTVMPCGTVVTTITAVKSKPGRPPSLGFNIDPTQRAVAPRSKLSERRVSEQASMMAATVSKALSSSDTELLMLNGTDPVAEAAIRQLHQSAKQKLKSPVKKSTIIISGIAKTPLSQDDELALMAGYAAAMDASMSESSSTQDVTAAIATGSSSPPDTSEHQEGPSGIGRPVEDWESQTGEGLDNSSLSMCISEASCKKRRGSFLQKSAKLFFRRRHQRKEPGMSQSHNDLVYLEQASRTPTLSRMLSRKSRSKANGATSVGDPCA from the exons ATGTCCGACTCAGAAAGTTCCAGTTCATATTTCGGTCTGGAGGATCCGCGGTGGCTGTGCATGGTCACACTTTTCTTCGCATCGCTCGTCACTCTCATACTGTATTTCGTGCAGTACTTCCAACAAAGCGGTGCAGGAAACAAGCGGCCCGCCGCTGCCGGGGACGATGCGGCGAAGGAAGAAGCCGCGGCTCTGCTGGGATGGGCGCTGTCactgaggagctggaggagccagTGGAGAGGAGCCTGGTGCAGAGCTCTCAATGAGCGATCCGAGAGGAGCGGG AGTCCGGTTCTGTTGACATTTGAAGAGAATGATCTTGAGGCGTCGGACCTCCGGGTCAGCCAAGTCTCCAGCTTTCAGAAGTCTGCCAAAAGCAAG GCCGCTCGTTGCAGTGTGGTCGGCGAGCAGCTTCGGTTCTCTCTCAGCGCATCATCGACAgccacagctgctgcagatcCTTGTAAATACACTGTGTGTATAGCTCCACTGGAGCTGCAG CTTAACCTGCAGATGCAAGACGCTGCAGATGTGATCAATGTGAGCTGGGGAGTATCTCACTTGGAGACTGGGGAGCTGCAGGTGACCCCCACCTTCAACCAG gacCATGTTAACACCTCCACTGTGGCCGCCATTACGGAGCATCTGAGGCAGCTGTTGTGTGTGACGCGTCCCTCTGTGCTGCTGAGCTGTCGGCCCGCTCAGGCCTCAGAGGTCAAG GAGGCGTGCAACAACGTGCTTTCACCCCCAAAACCCCCCCGTGCCCACGACTGGAAGTTGCTGGTGAAGAACATCCGGGTGACCCTGAATCAGGAGGACGGTGCTGCAG GCAGCATGAGTCCTTTGTGTGTAATGCAGCTGGACGATCCTCCACAGAGGCTGAACACCTCTGTTTTGAAGAACACAACCAGTCCTGCCTGGGACCAGCCATTTATCTT TGAACTAAATGGTCGATCAAAAGAGCTCAATATTCAGTTAATGAATGATGGAGAACCTCAAGAAA atgcgtTACTTGGTCGGGTGTCGGTGCCTTTTGATCTTGTGAAGAAGCAGCCCAAAGGGCAGCAAACATTTGCACTCATGACCAAAGACGTAGTGACTGGATCACTAACTACTGAT TTTACCTATCTGGAGCCCAGTGAGGTGAGGTCCTGGCACTCTCCCACCCCAGCCTCCAACAAGAGGGTGGAGATGGACCGTACAGTCATGCCCTGTGGCACGGTGGTCACCACCATCACCGCGGTGAAGAGCAAGCCgggccgccccccctcccttggaTTCAACATAG ACCCTACCCAGAGAGCCGTGGCCCCCAGGTCTAAACTGTCGGAGCGGCGTGTGTCCGAGCAGGCGTCCATGATGGCGGCCACAGTCAGTAAGGCCCTGTCCTCCTCTGACACCGAGCTGCTGATGCTCAATGGCACCGACCCGGTGGCCGAAGCCGCCATCAGACAGCTCCACCAATCCGCCAAGCAGAAGCTCAAGTCCCCGGTGAAGAAGAGTACAATCATCATCTCAGGCATCGCCAAA ACGCCCCTGTCTCAGGATGACGAGCTCGCTCTGATGGCAGGCTACGCTGCAGCAATGGACGCCTCTATGTCGGAGAGCAGCTCCACTCAGGATGTGACCGCAGCGATCGCGACCGGGTCCAGTAGCCCTCCGGACACGTCTGAGCACCAGGAGGGCCCCAGTGGAATAGGCCGGCCTGTGGAGGACTGGGAGAGCCAGACCGGAGAGGGGCTGGACAATTCCTCGCTGTCCATGTGCATCTCCGAGGCGAGCTGCAAGAAGAGAAGAG GCAGCTTCCTCCAGAAGAGCGCCAAGCTCTTCTTCCGGCGGCGTCACCAGCGCAAGGAGCCGGGGATGAGCCAATCCCACAACGACCTGGTGTACCTGGAGCAGGCCAGCCGAACACCCACGCTCAGCCGCATGCTCAGCCGCAAGAGCAGGAGCAAGGCCAACGGCGCTACCTCGGTGGGGGACCCTTGTGCGTGA
- the c2cd2 gene encoding C2 domain-containing protein 2 isoform X1 — protein sequence MSDSESSSSYFGLEDPRWLCMVTLFFASLVTLILYFVQYFQQSGAGNKRPAAAGDDAAKEEAAALLGWALSLRSWRSQWRGAWCRALNERSERSGSPVLLTFEENDLEASDLRVSQVSSFQKSAKSKAARCSVVGEQLRFSLSASSTATAAADPCKYTVCIAPLELQLNLQMQDAADVINVSWGVSHLETGELQVTPTFNQDHVNTSTVAAITEHLRQLLCVTRPSVLLSCRPAQASEVKEACNNVLSPPKPPRAHDWKLLVKNIRVTLNQEDGAAGSMSPLCVMQLDDPPQRLNTSVLKNTTSPAWDQPFIFELNGRSKELNIQLMNDGEPQENALLGRVSVPFDLVKKQPKGQQTFALMTKDVVTGSLTTDFTYLEPSEVRSWHSPTPASNKRVEMDRTVMPCGTVVTTITAVKSKPGRPPSLGFNIDPTQRAVAPRSKLSERRVSEQASMMAATVSKALSSSDTELLMLNGTDPVAEAAIRQLHQSAKQKLKSPVKKSTIIISGIAKTPLSQDDELALMAGYAAAMDASMSESSSTQDVTAAIATGSSSPPDTSEHQEGPSGIGRPVEDWESQTGEGLDNSSLSMCISEASCKKRREESSAKHTLCPDEQLPPEERQALLPAASPAQGAGDEPIPQRPGVPGAGQPNTHAQPHAQPQEQEQGQRRYLGGGPLCVTPSVPPTNNYHSPSPPQSCTGTLPG from the exons ATGTCCGACTCAGAAAGTTCCAGTTCATATTTCGGTCTGGAGGATCCGCGGTGGCTGTGCATGGTCACACTTTTCTTCGCATCGCTCGTCACTCTCATACTGTATTTCGTGCAGTACTTCCAACAAAGCGGTGCAGGAAACAAGCGGCCCGCCGCTGCCGGGGACGATGCGGCGAAGGAAGAAGCCGCGGCTCTGCTGGGATGGGCGCTGTCactgaggagctggaggagccagTGGAGAGGAGCCTGGTGCAGAGCTCTCAATGAGCGATCCGAGAGGAGCGGG AGTCCGGTTCTGTTGACATTTGAAGAGAATGATCTTGAGGCGTCGGACCTCCGGGTCAGCCAAGTCTCCAGCTTTCAGAAGTCTGCCAAAAGCAAG GCCGCTCGTTGCAGTGTGGTCGGCGAGCAGCTTCGGTTCTCTCTCAGCGCATCATCGACAgccacagctgctgcagatcCTTGTAAATACACTGTGTGTATAGCTCCACTGGAGCTGCAG CTTAACCTGCAGATGCAAGACGCTGCAGATGTGATCAATGTGAGCTGGGGAGTATCTCACTTGGAGACTGGGGAGCTGCAGGTGACCCCCACCTTCAACCAG gacCATGTTAACACCTCCACTGTGGCCGCCATTACGGAGCATCTGAGGCAGCTGTTGTGTGTGACGCGTCCCTCTGTGCTGCTGAGCTGTCGGCCCGCTCAGGCCTCAGAGGTCAAG GAGGCGTGCAACAACGTGCTTTCACCCCCAAAACCCCCCCGTGCCCACGACTGGAAGTTGCTGGTGAAGAACATCCGGGTGACCCTGAATCAGGAGGACGGTGCTGCAG GCAGCATGAGTCCTTTGTGTGTAATGCAGCTGGACGATCCTCCACAGAGGCTGAACACCTCTGTTTTGAAGAACACAACCAGTCCTGCCTGGGACCAGCCATTTATCTT TGAACTAAATGGTCGATCAAAAGAGCTCAATATTCAGTTAATGAATGATGGAGAACCTCAAGAAA atgcgtTACTTGGTCGGGTGTCGGTGCCTTTTGATCTTGTGAAGAAGCAGCCCAAAGGGCAGCAAACATTTGCACTCATGACCAAAGACGTAGTGACTGGATCACTAACTACTGAT TTTACCTATCTGGAGCCCAGTGAGGTGAGGTCCTGGCACTCTCCCACCCCAGCCTCCAACAAGAGGGTGGAGATGGACCGTACAGTCATGCCCTGTGGCACGGTGGTCACCACCATCACCGCGGTGAAGAGCAAGCCgggccgccccccctcccttggaTTCAACATAG ACCCTACCCAGAGAGCCGTGGCCCCCAGGTCTAAACTGTCGGAGCGGCGTGTGTCCGAGCAGGCGTCCATGATGGCGGCCACAGTCAGTAAGGCCCTGTCCTCCTCTGACACCGAGCTGCTGATGCTCAATGGCACCGACCCGGTGGCCGAAGCCGCCATCAGACAGCTCCACCAATCCGCCAAGCAGAAGCTCAAGTCCCCGGTGAAGAAGAGTACAATCATCATCTCAGGCATCGCCAAA ACGCCCCTGTCTCAGGATGACGAGCTCGCTCTGATGGCAGGCTACGCTGCAGCAATGGACGCCTCTATGTCGGAGAGCAGCTCCACTCAGGATGTGACCGCAGCGATCGCGACCGGGTCCAGTAGCCCTCCGGACACGTCTGAGCACCAGGAGGGCCCCAGTGGAATAGGCCGGCCTGTGGAGGACTGGGAGAGCCAGACCGGAGAGGGGCTGGACAATTCCTCGCTGTCCATGTGCATCTCCGAGGCGAGCTGCAAGAAGAGAAGAG AGGAAAGCAGTGCTAAGCACACGTTATGTCCAGATGA GCAGCTTCCTCCAGAAGAGCGCCAAGCTCTTCTTCCGGCGGCGTCACCAGCGCAAGGAGCCGGGGATGAGCCAATCCCACAACGACCTGGTGTACCTGGAGCAGGCCAGCCGAACACCCACGCTCAGCCGCATGCTCAGCCGCAAGAGCAGGAGCAAGGCCAACGGCGCTACCTCGGTGGGGGACCCTTGTGCGTGACCCCTTCTGTCCCTCCCACAAACAACTACCATTCACCATCTCCACCTCAATCCTGCACTGGCACACTTCCTGGCTGA